Within Coregonus clupeaformis isolate EN_2021a chromosome 20, ASM2061545v1, whole genome shotgun sequence, the genomic segment TATTAACTGCAATTGCTTTCGGCTTTCGTCAAAGATCCGTGTTGTCACTGCGCGTCACTTATCAATGAGTTCGATCAGATGTATTTGTGAGTTTGTAGCATCAGTTCTTCTACTTATCTACTAGGCCTACACACTtaatctctcccactctcccccctTCACTCTcgctcctctcccccactccctggctccctgcccctctcaattcaattcaattcccctctccctctctctctcagcggaTGACGCAGGCTTCGAGACGTCGGTCTATAACAACACCGTGGTCCGTACGCCTCACCTAGCCGCCCTGGGTCGACGCAGCCTGGTGTTCCAGAATGCCTTCACCTCCGTTAGTAGCTGTTCTCCCAGCCGATCCACCATACTGACAGGCCTGCCGcaggtctgtgtctgtctgtctgtctgtctgtgtgtgtgtgtgtgtgtgtgtgtaggtgtagagagagagagaaagcgagagagaaagaatgtgtgtgtgttcacctccTCCCtatgggttctggtcaaaagtagtgcactaaataacagggtgccatttggtacacacTCCTATTGTAATTTCTCTTCATGATGCACACAGCAGCATAAAGtgtgtacatcccaaatggcacactattccctatacagtgcactacttttgaccagagccatatagggAATAAGTTGCCTCCCAGGGCAGGTCTAATATTAATCAAATTTGCTTTCCCGTGTTCCTCTGTCCTCAGCATCAGAATGGTATGTACGGCCTGCACCAGGGAGTCCATCACTTCAACTCGTTTGACGGAGTACAAAGCCTACCTCTACTGCTGGGCCAAGCTAACATACGCACAGGTAGGTAACACACATTCACCCTTCACACTCATCCtcacacgtacgcacgcacacacgcacacaacctTTGCATTGTCAAGACCTTACACACACGCGTACGTACATGTGTGTTTTGATGGTAAGGTTTCCCTATTCCTCCTCCCATACAGGGATCATTGGGAAGAAACACGTAGGCCCTGGCCCTGTTTATCCCTTTGACTTTGCCTACACAGAGGAAAACAACTCTGTACTTCAGGTAGAATTATTAAAGCATTATTGTATATATTGTTTATTTAGCGTGATTTTGGTGTTTTAGGATCTTATTATTTTATGATAATCTATGATTGTAAATTGGTATACAATTAATAAACAATGAATCAGCTCAACCAATAAattgtactactactactactactactactactgctactgctactactactactactactactactactactactgctgctactactactgctactactgctactgctactactactactactgctactactgctactgctgctgctactactactactgctgctactactactgctactactgctactgctgctgctactactactactgctactactgctactgctactgctgctgctactactgctactgctactgctgctgctactactactactaggtgGGTCGGAATATCACCCGGATCAAACTACTGGTCAGGAAGTTCTTCCAGACCCAGAGAAAAGAAGAGGAAGGGAGACCGTTCTTCCTGTATGTAGCGTTCCATGACACCCACCGCTGTGGACATTCCCAGCCGCAGTACGGAGCGTTCTGTGAGAAGTTTGGGAACGGCCAGAGTGGAATGGGGAGGATTCCAGATTGGAAGCCAGAATACTACACTCCAGACCAAGTCAAGGTAAGGATTTGGTGCTGGTTCTGTTCTACTCTAATCTATTCTAAGACAGTATATCACTTTCCACCTGCTATTTGAGAGTACTGTCATTCATTATCTCATTGATTATATTTTAAtatcataaaaaaaataaaaaataataataatatgtacagtgagggaaaaaagtatttgatcccctgctgattttgtacgtttgcccactgacaaagacatgatcagtctataattttaatggtaggtttatttgaacagtgagagacagaataacaaaaaaacaaaaaaacaaaaaactttttttttaatgaattgatttgcattttaatgagggaaataagtatttgacccctctgcaaaacattacttagtacttggtggcaaaacccttgttggcaatcacagaggtcagacgtttcttgtagttggccaccaggtttgcacacatctcaggagggattttgtcccactcctctttgcagatcttctccaagtcattaaggtttcgaggctgacatttggcaactcgaaccttcagctccctccacagattttctatgggattaaggtctggagactggctaggccactccaggaccttaatgtgcttcttcttgagccactcctttgttgccttggccgtgtgttttgggtcattgtcatgctggaatacccatccacgacccattttcaatgccctggaatgtttgacggtggggatggtgttcttggggtcataggcagcattcctcctcctccaaacacggcgagttgagttgatgccaaagagctcgattttggtctcatctgaccacaacactttcacccagttctcctctgaatcattcagatgttcattggcaaacttcagacaggcctgtatatgtgctttcttgagcagggggaccttgcgggcgctgcaggatttcagtccttcacggcgtagtgtgttaccaattgttttcttggtgactatggtcccagctgccttgagatcattgacaagatcctcccgtgtagttctgggctgattcctcaccattctcatgatcattgcaactccacgaggtgagatcttgcatggagcccaggccaagggagattgacagttcttttgtgtttcttccatttgcgaataatcacaccaactgttgtcaccttctcaccaagctgcttggcgatggtcttgtagcccattccagccttgtgtaggtctacaatcttgtccctgacttccttggagagctctttggtcttggccatggtggagagtttggaatctgattgattgattgcttctgtggacaggtgtcttttatacaggtaacaaactgagattaggagcactccctttaagagtgtgctcctaatctcagctcgttaactgtataaaagacacctgggagccagaaatctttctgattgagagggggtcaaatacttatttccctcattaaaatgcaaatcaatttataacatttttgacatgcgtttttctggatttttgttgttgttattctgtctctcactgttcaaagaaacctaccattaacattatagactgatcatttctttgtcagtgggcaaacttacaaaatcagcaggggatcaaatacttttttccctcactgtaatataAAACTCTATTTGTTGTATTTACCCAGGTGCCCCACTTCGTCCCAGACACCCCTGTAGCGAGAGCTGATCTGTCTGCCCAGTACACTACAGttagcagactggaccagggtaAGGGgaggaagaacacacacacacccacatgaatagagaggaacacacacacaccgacacacacacatgcatgcaagaacacacacacacacgttttaaaTCTATTCATTACATAGCTAATACATGACAATTAAACTTCTCCGCTGAAGGTATTAGTCTGGTTCTACACCAATAATCCATCCatggccgtgtccgaatacccatactagtgTACTACATACTCATTTCGGCGTttgatctagtagaattcactcgtATTTTCCGACTCacgtgtttgacaacagctgataatcagataaaTTGACGCACTGTACCAAAATGAACTAATGGCGGGAGTTAACGCAATCGCGCATTAGATGACACATTCAGAGTACTATTTTCGAAATTTCACAtactatattgaacaaaaatataaacgcaacatgcaacaatttgaaagattttactgagttacagttcatacaaggaaatcagtcaatttaaataaattcattatgccctaacctatggatttcacatgactgggaatacagatatgcatcggttggtcacagatacctttaaaaaaatgggcctcacaatgggcctcaggatctcatcaaataaaattgtatttgtcacatacacttgtttagcagatgttatagtgggtgtagcgaaatgcttgtgcttctagctccgacagtgcagtaatatctaacaagtaatatctaacaatttcacaacatatacccaatacacacaaaactagtaaggaatggaatttaagaaaatatacatatatggacaagcaatgctgtatgtaatgatacaaaacactttctgagctaataatataaaaaataatacataaaaaaacaaaatactgcaaagtttcctaagagctagtcgcggggccgccatcttcgtcggcgccaggtccTTTTTCATCAgggtatatctgtgcattcaaattgccatcaataaaatgcaattgtgttggttgtccgcagcttatgcctgcccataccataaccccaccgccaccatggggcactctgttcacaacgtatCCTCTACTGTCTTCCCTAGGTATTGGTCTGGTGCTGGCTGAGTTGAGGGAGGCTGGTTATGAGGATGACACCATGGTGATCTACAGCTCTGATAACGGTATCCCTTTCCCCAACGGACGCACCAACCTGTACGGATCAGGCACCGCAGAACCCATGTTGGTGTCATCACCTGAAcacagggagagatggggagggaccAGCCAGGCCTACGTCAGCTTActgggtgagagggagggagagagagagggagggagagggggaagggaggggggagaaggtaTTGATGGATTGACTGATAATAGCTGGACATAATGAATTAATGAACAAATTAATGTGTGGATGTATTTCTTGATGCAGGTGTGTAATACCACTATGGTACCATAGGGGGGAGACATAACTACACTGCTACAGTATATGTTAGGGAGATCACCTCAAggaaaggaggaaggaaggatttGTAAAATAATTTAACCACTATTTTTAAATCTCAATTTGCCTTTCTGCgattcctcacatcctctctcctcgcctccttctcaaaacccattggtggagaaggtcagagggggagAACCTTGAATGTTCTCCTCCAATGTGCTTTAAGGAGGCGAGGATATTGGACGTGAGGAGTCACAGGAAGATCAATTGTGATGGAACCtaaccatttctctctctctccctacttccCTACCGACCTCCCTCCAGACATCACCCCCACCATCCTGGACTGGTTCTCCATCCCGTACCCCTCATACTGCCTCCCGGGCACCCCTAGCACCCCTGTCAGCCTCACAGGGcgctccctcctccctgccctcGTCTCCGAACCCTCACCCTCCGTCTGGCACACTGTCTATGCCAGGTACAAAGGAAGGAAGGCACTGTGTGTTAGATGTTGGTGTTATATCCAGTAAATCACTGGAAGTATATATAGGGTTGTTTCCCAGACACAGTGATTACGCCTACTGTAGTCCTGGACTACAAAGCATGTTCTATGCAGATTCTCCATTGAGAATGCTTTTTAGTTCAGGACTAGTtataatctgtgtccgggaaactggcccatagagtgattttctttctttctttatttgtatgtattaggtaacactttacattacagtgcCCGTATTACTGTTTAATTATTATTCCTGTAATTTCAGTGTGACAAGTATTGCAATTACTCATTACTACACTGTACTTTGGATTATTGCTGTATTTATGACTTCTTTGTTCTCCCCGACTGTCTACGGCAGCCAGTCTCTCCACGAGGTGACCATGTACTACCCTATCCGCTCCATCCACCAGGGGGCGTACCGCCTGCTCCACAACCTCCACTACCGCATGCCATTCCCCATAGACCAGGACTTCTATGTCTCTCCCACCTTCCAGGACCTGCTGAATAACACCCTGGCCGGGCGGCCCACAGGCTGGTTCAAGACCCTGCAACAATACTACTACAGGTACTGTTATAATACTATTACATAcactattatactatattatacactattatacactactataTTATACACTagtatattatactatattatacactattatactatattatacactattatattatactgtattcactattatactatattatacactattatactatatactatattatACACTATTATACTATATTTTacactatattatactgtattattcactattatactatattataccatattatacactattatactatattatacacttatattatactgtattatacactattatactatattatactgtattatattctattatactatattatacactAGTATATACCTGAATAACACCCTGGCCGGGCGGCCCACAGGCTGGTTCAGGACCCTACAACAATACTACTACAGGTACTTTTTTTTTAAGGAGAACCCTTtatgtatttgattgagttttgaCAGGACAGATGTAATTACGGATAGGGAGATAGACATAGAGAGGAGTGTAGAAACCCCGTCGCTGAGGTGGAACGTGTGGTTCGGAGTCAGGAGCTGAAACAACATTTTAGccgtatatacagtgcatttggaaattattcagaccctttgactttttacacattttgttacgttacagccttattctaaaattgattaaattgtttttttccctcatcaatctacacacaataccccatgatgacaaagcaaaaacaggtttttagaaatgtttgcaaatgtattaaaaatacaaaactgaaatttcacatttacattagtattcagaccctttactcagtactttcttgaagcacctttggtagcgattacagcctcgagtcttcttgggtatgacgctacaagcttggcacacctgtatttggggagtttctcccatttttctgcagatcctctgaagttctgtccggttggatggggagcgtcgctgcacagctattttcaggtctcaccagagatgttcgaacgggttcaagtccgggctctggctgggccactcaagatcattcagagacttgtcccgaagccactcctgcgttgtcttggctgtgtacttagggtcgttgtcctgttggaaggtgaaccttcgccccagtctgaggtcctgagcgctctggagcaggttttcatcatggatctctctgtactttgctcagttcatcctTCCctaaatcctgactagtctcccagtcccctccccggaaaaacatccccacagcatgatgctgccacctccatgcttcaccgtagggatggtgccaggtttcctccagacgcttggcattcaggcc encodes:
- the sgsh gene encoding N-sulphoglucosamine sulphohydrolase isoform X2, encoding MAVGHNVFVLLLAVIFCIGECKKRNVLLIIADDAGFETSVYNNTVVRTPHLAALGRRSLVFQNAFTSVSSCSPSRSTILTGLPQHQNGMYGLHQGVHHFNSFDGVQSLPLLLGQANIRTGIIGKKHVGPGPVYPFDFAYTEENNSVLQVGRNITRIKLLVRKFFQTQRKEEEGRPFFLYVAFHDTHRCGHSQPQYGAFCEKFGNGQSGMGRIPDWKPEYYTPDQVKVPHFVPDTPVARADLSAQYTTVSRLDQGIGLVLAELREAGYEDDTMVIYSSDNGIPFPNGRTNLYGSGTAEPMLVSSPEHRERWGGTSQAYVSLLDITPTILDWFSIPYPSYCLPGTPSTPVSLTGRSLLPALVSEPSPSVWHTVYASQSLHEVTMYYPIRSIHQGAYRLLHNLHYRMPFPIDQDFYVSPTFQDLLNNTLAGRPTGWFKTLQQYYYRDRWELFDLRSDPEETVNLAGDPAHATVLESLRDRFSKNPGWKIPRIRME
- the sgsh gene encoding N-sulphoglucosamine sulphohydrolase isoform X1, whose amino-acid sequence is MAVGHNVFVLLLAVIFCIGECKKRNVLLIIADDAGFETSVYNNTVVRTPHLAALGRRSLVFQNAFTSVSSCSPSRSTILTGLPQHQNGMYGLHQGVHHFNSFDGVQSLPLLLGQANIRTGIIGKKHVGPGPVYPFDFAYTEENNSVLQVGRNITRIKLLVRKFFQTQRKEEEGRPFFLYVAFHDTHRCGHSQPQYGAFCEKFGNGQSGMGRIPDWKPEYYTPDQVKVPHFVPDTPVARADLSAQYTTVSRLDQGIGLVLAELREAGYEDDTMVIYSSDNGIPFPNGRTNLYGSGTAEPMLVSSPEHRERWGGTSQAYVSLLDITPTILDWFSIPYPSYCLPGTPSTPVSLTGRSLLPALVSEPSPSVWHTVYASQSLHEVTMYYPIRSIHQGAYRLLHNLHYRMPFPIDQDFYVSPTFQDLLNNTLAGRPTGWFKTLQQYYYRDRWELFDLRSDPEETVNLAGDPAHATVLESLRDRLVKWQWDTGDPWVCGPDAVLEDKLEPHCRPLYNGL